From the genome of Candidatus Neomarinimicrobiota bacterium:
GTGTACAGGTCCTTGCCGTGGTCAATGATCACCGTGGTGCCGTAGCCCCGAATGTAGGTAATGGTCGTCACCAGGCCATCGAGGACCGACCTCACAGGCGTGCCCGGCTGGGTGCGGATATCAATACCAGGATTTTCGGTAATGGTGTTCAGCTCGGGGTTGCGCTGTTGTCCAAAATAGGCCACGACCCGACCGGTAGTGGGCCATGGCAGCTTACCCTTATAGTAGGTAATGTCCGGTACCGTGGCCAGGTCGAGCTTGCGGCGCATTTCCGCCAGCTCCTCAGCTCGCTTCTCACGGTCGAATTCCAGACCGGCGATAATCCGTTCCATGTCCACGGCGGCTTGCCTTTTCCGGAGGAGTAACCGCTCATTATTATACCGATCCTGCTTGATATTGGTTATCTGGGCCTTGTGTTTGACTTTGTTTTCCCGCAGCAGAACCTCCTCCCGCTCCTTCTCCCGGAGCGCCTCCTGCTTCCGAATCCGATCCCGGGACAGTCGCCGCTGCTGCCCTTCAAGACGCTCGATCTCCTGCTTCACCTTGTTGGTGAGGTAGCGATCATAGTCAGCCGCTACTTTTAGGTATTTAGCCCGGTATGTGGCCTGGTTCCAGTTGTCAGAGGTGAGAATCAACTCCAGCATCGATGCCCGCCGCTGCTTGTATACATGGACAAACCGCTCGGCCAGCTTCGCCTTCAAGGCGGCGATCTCCGCCTCGCTTTCCTTGATAAGCTTCTGCGTCAGATTGATTGCCCTCGTCAGCTGCCGGCTCTCACTCTCTAAACCCTGGATCAAACGGCTGGTAAGGGAAATACGCTCCTCCAGGTTATAAAGGACATTCAGGGCATCCTTCTCCTCCTGCTCCTGCCGGGCAATGCGGCGCTCGTAAAGCCGAATTTCTTCCCGCAGACTTTCCAGCTCACCCTGTTTGGCTACAATCTGCTGGTCCAGCTCTTCCAGTTCCTGAAAACTCTGACCAGCCGCCAGAGTGAGCGTGAACACCACTGCCATCAGCATTGGCCGAAAAGAAAAATACATATTAATTAAAGGTAGAAGAGGTATTGCGATTAAGCAACGGTTTTGAGCTTTAGGCACTTGACATTTTGGATTCATAAAGGCCAACTTATCCTTATGCGCAGTGCCATCTGGGAGAACATTTTCCGCAGGCATGACGAAAGGTTATCCGAAACCGCCCTCGCAATCAGTCACGTTCCCGTTTTCAGGGGCCTCTCACGCAGAGAACTCAGAGCGGTTGAGAACATCATCCACCAGCGTGAATACCATGCCGGGGAGGCCATTTTCCACCAGGGCGATCCTGGACTCGGAATGTATATCATCATTAAGGGACAGGTACGGATCGTTAACAACCAGGACCCGGACAATCCAATCATCTATTCTGAACTTAACGACGGTGACTTTTTCGGAGACCTGGCGCTTGTTGATGAAGCGAACCGCTCCGCCACCGCCCTGGCCGCCGCCGACACGCGTGTCATCGCTTTCTTCCGCCCCGAATTGAAAGATATCCTCACCCGCTTCCCGAATCTGGGCAATAAAATCCTTATTAATCTGGCCAGCGTCATCGCCCAACGCCTGCGCAAAACCAACGACCTGCTCATCCAGGCCCAACAGCAGAACAACCGTGAGTCATCCTAACCGCCGCTGGATTCCAAGCAGGCGACGGACAGGCCTGGTCCCGGGCTTCTGACATGCCAGCAGAGTCCCTCACGCCAGCACGGAAATTCCTGCAAACCCTCATTCGCAGCTCGCAGATCATTGTCCCCCTCGCTGCGGTAATACTGCTCTGGAAGCATGTGGCCCCGGTCCTGCTACTGCTGGTCCTGGCCCTGCTCTTATACAGTATTCTCGCTCCCCTTGTCAATTGGCTGGAAAGCCACTTCGCAGGCAACCGCCTGCTGGCCGTCCTGACTGTATATCTCGCCATCATTCTCATCATCGTCGGGGCAGTATATATGCTGGGGGGAACGCTTATCGAACAGGCAAATACCCTGGTCGCGTCCTTTCAAGGGAAAAACCTGGAAGAACTCATCACCAACCTGAAGGAATCGGTGCTGGCGATCATTCCGCAATCCGCGCAACCGAGGGCCGAAGAATACCTTCTTTCCGTGGTCGAGTCCCCGCCCCCCTTTCTCTCCGACCTCGCTGGTAGCCTCGCTGGCATTGTTTTCGCACTCGCCGATATAGTCGGCAAACTCGTCCTCGTGCTGGTCTTCACCTTTATCCTGCTGCTGGAATCGAGGAACTTCAAGGTGCTCTTCATGCGAGCGGTGCCCAACGCCTACTTCGAAATGACCCTAAATCTGCTGGAGAAAATTCAGGCCCAGGTAAGCGGTTACCTTCGTGGTCAGGGAATGGCCGCCCTGAATGTGGGCATCCTCTCGACGATAGGGCTCTTCCTGATCGCCCAGTTTGGGGGCATCAAAATCCCCTACTTCGTCATTATTGGTATGCTCGCCGGACTGGCCAACCTGATTCCGTTCATCGGCCCCTTTGTCGGCATGGTCCCCGCAATTGCCGTCTACCTGATGACCCCGCAACCGGCCGGGATCAACGCCGTGGTGATCTTGGTGATCATCGCCATGTTCCTCACCGTCCAGGCCATCGACAATTTCTTCGTCTCTCCGAAGATCATGTCCGCCAACGTGGGGATACACCCCCTGGTTGTGATTGTGGTGATCATGATCGGCGGCTCCCTGATGGGGCCTTTGGGGATGCTCTTCGCCGTCCCCGCCTATGGGGTCTTGAAAGTGACCCTCGTAGAGGTGGTGTGGGGGCTTAGAGCATATCGGATTATTTAGGGTCCTGCGTCCAATTCAAGCCGGCGTATCGCGCAGCTCAAGTTCCCAGCCTCAGAAAGTAGCTATTTCATCAACACCATCTTGATGCTCTTGGTGAACGCAGGCGTTTCTCCACCCTGCAACGGGACAAGCAGGCGGACAATGTAGATGCCGGTGGGCATTTCACGGCCATCACTGCTGGTACCGTTCCAGATTACCTGGTGATAACCCGCTTCCATCCGCCCATCAACCAGCACAACGACCACCCGGCCCAGCAGGTCATACACCACCAGCCTGACCGCAGCAGCCGCAGGTAAGTCAAACCGGATGGCGGTGGCGGGATTGAAGGGATTGGGGTGGTTTTGGTATAAACGATACCTCGCTGGGACCGGGTCCCCATTCTCCAGACCCACGAAGGCATCGTACATCGCATGAACATGCTGGGGATCAGGGTTGGAGAGCTCCTGCTGGTCATCAAAGAAGCTCTCGACCCACTCCGGCAACGTCTGGGGAGCCTCACCCGACTGCATGGCCTGCCAGGCTTCGTCCGTCAGGCGATCCGCCATGGGCCAGACAAACTCGTAGTAGGAGAACATGCCACCACGGGTCACGTACAACTGGCCATTGATTTCCGTGATCACATAGAGACTGAGCGGATACCCGACCCCTTCCTCAAGCACCGTCAAGGTGTTAAAGTCCGTATGCACATCGGCAACGACAGCCATATCTTCATCCGTGTCCGATTCAAACTCCAATTCGGCGGGAAAAGAAGTAAGCTCGTCTAGGGTTTCGCCAATATTGATGATCACTTCATAGTCAGCGGTTGAAAGGTCCTGACCGACCAGCTCTTTCTCCGATATGGCCTTCAGAGACAGGAGCAATTCCTCCATATCATCATACCGCCAATCGAACTCCGGGAAGAACAAATCCCTGGTCGCAAGTCCCTCGGCGATGAATGCCGTGAGGGCCGCCAGCCGCGCATACAGCTGCGGATTGGGCTCCACATAGCCCGGGGTAAACGGTGCCCGGGGAGGTACACTAATCACCTCCGTTGCACTCTGCTTGGCATACAGAATCGTATCATGCCGCAGCTCACCCCATGAGCCCAGCGCGGCGATAAGTTCCCGGTCTTCCCAGGC
Proteins encoded in this window:
- a CDS encoding murein hydrolase activator EnvC, encoding MAVVFTLTLAAGQSFQELEELDQQIVAKQGELESLREEIRLYERRIARQEQEEKDALNVLYNLEERISLTSRLIQGLESESRQLTRAINLTQKLIKESEAEIAALKAKLAERFVHVYKQRRASMLELILTSDNWNQATYRAKYLKVAADYDRYLTNKVKQEIERLEGQQRRLSRDRIRKQEALREKEREEVLLRENKVKHKAQITNIKQDRYNNERLLLRKRQAAVDMERIIAGLEFDREKRAEELAEMRRKLDLATVPDITYYKGKLPWPTTGRVVAYFGQQRNPELNTITENPGIDIRTQPGTPVRSVLDGLVTTITYIRGYGTTVIIDHGKDLYTVYTHVEDVAVVEDQYVDQGQLIARVGTDGSLDGSKLHFELWANQQKQDPAAW
- a CDS encoding cyclic nucleotide-binding domain-containing protein; the protein is MRSAIWENIFRRHDERLSETALAISHVPVFRGLSRRELRAVENIIHQREYHAGEAIFHQGDPGLGMYIIIKGQVRIVNNQDPDNPIIYSELNDGDFFGDLALVDEANRSATALAAADTRVIAFFRPELKDILTRFPNLGNKILINLASVIAQRLRKTNDLLIQAQQQNNRESS
- a CDS encoding AI-2E family transporter, with the protein product MPAESLTPARKFLQTLIRSSQIIVPLAAVILLWKHVAPVLLLLVLALLLYSILAPLVNWLESHFAGNRLLAVLTVYLAIILIIVGAVYMLGGTLIEQANTLVASFQGKNLEELITNLKESVLAIIPQSAQPRAEEYLLSVVESPPPFLSDLAGSLAGIVFALADIVGKLVLVLVFTFILLLESRNFKVLFMRAVPNAYFEMTLNLLEKIQAQVSGYLRGQGMAALNVGILSTIGLFLIAQFGGIKIPYFVIIGMLAGLANLIPFIGPFVGMVPAIAVYLMTPQPAGINAVVILVIIAMFLTVQAIDNFFVSPKIMSANVGIHPLVVIVVIMIGGSLMGPLGMLFAVPAYGVLKVTLVEVVWGLRAYRII